Part of the Cercospora beticola chromosome 5, complete sequence genome is shown below.
CAGTGCTCCACTTCGACCACGGCTGGACACACGTTCGTCTCCCAGCCTTTGCCCGGATACAAGGCTACCTGCTTTGCTGTGTACCTCTTGAAGAACATCTTGAATGCCTTGGGGTTGAGCTGCTTGTACTCATGCTTTCGGCGCTCTGGGTCAGAAACGTGGCGCATGATGGCAGCTAAGTGCTCCTCAATGAACAGCTCCATTGGTTCAAGCTGGAATTTCTTGGGAAGCGTGTCTTGCTCTCCAAGCCATTGGAACTGAACCGGTCTTGCCATCTTGATTGAGGTGTTGAATGTTGGGGAGTCTGGGTCACAGTCTGTACTCAGAAGGCGAAGGGTGGTGTTTTCATGGAGACCTTCTATGCCGTAGAAGCAATGATGTTCTTCGGTGGGAGTGGCGTAGATCATGCCTTTCACACCGAGACGAGAGAGGAACGGAACCTCTTTCCAGGTTAGGTCAGCGCCGCCGGGACGTGTTGTGATAGACTCAGGCATGAGCACGTAGCTAGGGTTGTCGGAATCTCTTGCAGCGTGCGCCCAAACGCTCATCATGATGGTGTAGCGGGCCGTCATGTCCATTGTTGTCTGGCTTGGCAGGCCGTCGGAAGTGTAGTATTTGTCTTGCTGGCAGTGGGTTCGAATAGAGAATGAGTTCGGAAGCAGAAGGAACGGCTTTGACGGAAAAGCGCGGAAGGAGAGGAGACAGGATACGCCGGAGAACGAACGCCTCTCATGGCATGATCTTTGGGGGCAAGCTGCACGATCCCGCACCGTAGAAGCGTGAGTGCGTCGTGTAGCTGCAGATAGACAGATGGCCCGAAGAGACTGGCATCTCATCGAACTTGCACTCAGTCATCGTGTTGTGATATTGCGACCGACCGTGAGAAAATGTTCACTTGAAAGTATCCTCACTCTTCCGCGAAACAGAATACTCTGctctatagcttatcttgGACTTCTAGGACTTGCTGGAGTACGTCTGCATTCTacgaacgacgacgacgcgcCCGAGACCATGTTGCACAAGCGGGGGGCGTGCAGTTGGGATGGAAGAAGCAGACTTGTCGCAAAATGCTACATCTTCCAGCCTGGGGTGCCTGGCACCTGGATCTTGATTAATCAGTCGTACCAAACGTGCACGGCATATTGGTCTGCACATCGACGGGGTGAAACATGGTCCGCGGGATGCCTTCGATGTGGACGCTGAATCAAAGAGAAGTGAAGTTGATGGGCAGAGGACAGCATGAAAGTCTTGGCATCGTCTTGTGTTATCTCCGATATGTCCGTCGCAGAAAAGTGCAGCTGTGCAAGCCGACCTTTCACAATCCGCAGTACCGTATGGCAGCGGTTACGACCACGACAATGGTGCCCAAACCCGCCTCCAAGACGTCGATACCCACGACAGTGCATGATTTCCTTGTCCTCCCTCTCCAGTTACCCAAGACTGCTTCATATCCCAACGATGCGACACACTACCTCTACCTGCGCCCGAATGCGCCCAAAGTGCCCACCGAGACAACACCACGCGAAGTCTTCATGGTCAACATCCCTATCGACACCACCGAGGCTCACGTGAGACACCTATTTGCATCTCAACTCGGCGGCGGGCGAGTAGAAAATGTGGCATTTGAAGGCGAACGCGTAGGCAAGGGCATTTCTGCTCCAGTCGCGCCTGTTGTGCAGCAAGGCAAGAAGCGAAAGAGGGACGCGGCGGATGCAGAAAATGCTGCAGAAGTGGGAAAGTTGCCTGAGATATGGGATCGGGACATTCGAAGGAGCGGGAGTTCTGCCATTGTCACATTCGTGGATCAAGAATCCGCCAAATTGGCGTTGAAAGAAGCCAAACGGGCGATCAAATCAAAAGCAGAAATTACCTGGGGTGAAGGACTGCGAGACCTTCCGCGCTTGGGCAGCGCTCGATACAGGACGCATCACGCGTTGCGATTCCCAGATCATGCTGCACTGCAGGAGAGCGTAGATGCTTTCATGGCATCCTTTGCTGCTCAGGAGGAAGCTCGTGCGAAGCAGCTGGCGCGTCTGCGCAACGAACCTGACGCTGACGGGTTCATCACTGTTACAAGAGGCGGAAGGCAAGGTCCGGGACGATTGGAAGAGGCCAAGGCGAAGGAAGAGGAGTTCaagaagagggagaagagtCGCATTAAGGAGGACTTCTACCGTTTCCAGacgagggagaagaggaaagaggagcagcagaactTGGTGCATCAATTCGAGGAGGATCGCAAGAGGGTTGAAGAGATACGGAGGAGAAAGGGCAAATTACGGCCGGAATGATTCCACGAATACTGTGTTTGATCACTCCTGTGGCGCGCAAAATGTCCGAGCTCCAGAATATCCAGCAGAAAGCTTGCCCAGGTATCTCCTgtttcctcttcctgctgcacAGCCGCTTCCcttgcggacagcaaaatgAAAAATGGGGAATTCGGAGACATCAACACTCTGCGACCTCTGCACGCGCCCTCGATTCTACACCTGGCTCGCTTATCGAGATCGAACGTCCTGAGTACACTCAACAAGGCCGAGAGAATAGGAGCTCAGAACATTCAAGCTCCTCCAGTGAAGAACATCGATACAAAGTCTAAATTTCTGCTCAGCTTTCCAGTCGTGGCCTCTGAGGTGAATTCCAAGACCATTCTCCTGCTGTAAGAACAAAGAGATCATTCTTTGCTGGTCCGGATGCGGAAGGTCCGTGCGCCTCCCCATTGTCGCGAAGCCTTGACAAGTAGACAAAGGAACTGCTGCCGGCATGAAAACGCAATCGTTTTCTACACCGACAGCATGCTGTGCTGGTGGGCTCACTCACGTTTTCTCTTAAAGAATATTCCAGCATGGTATCTGATGCTGATTTGTGGAAATGGCTTGAGGTCAGGGGTTGGGTATGGTCTGGCAAGAAGGCGGCGAAAGCACGTTAGTTGAGTTCAACGCGAGTATTCTACACATGACACTGATTTTGAAAACAGCTCAAGGTGCAATGAGAAAAAGATTTCAGAGGCTCGATGCCGCTGATCAGGCACTCATTATTCCTATGATTACAGTTCTTCGCACCCGCATCAACGACCTTGCCACTGCTAGAGCCGCAGTACCTGTGCGGCCTCCTCCCAACGATCCCACAATCCTTGAGTATCAAGCTgcccttcttgctcttcgtgTAGCAGAGCTGGAGGCAATCCAGGCTTGTAACCAAGTGCGAACTCAGCGCGCCCGACATGCGACTTCAGCTTTCACAGTGCGAGGTTTGAACAATTTCCGCGATGAAATTATCCAGCGCGGGCGGGACACGCAAGCAATAATAGACCAATTGGCGGCCGACCACCCTGCCGGCACTCCTCCACGAACTCCTCCTCGCGCTCCTTCAGGCGATGCAGATGATCCTTCCGCCAttccgcctccgccgacgGATGCCTGGCTTGGCGCTTTCCGACTTGCTCCAGGTGGTCAGGCGGCGCCTGTAGTCTATGTGAAACAAAATAGACATGGCCGTATAATCGATCGTGTGTGCATCAAAGACACCGAGTGGCCTGGGCCCGGCTCTTCGACTGGCGTAGAAGAAGAATCTCTTTGGGATCCTGATCCCGGCTTCGCTGGTGTTCAAGATCAGCACAGAACCCCTTCAGAGATCGGTGCTCTGAACAGGCTGAACCTCCTGCCAAACTCCCAAAGCATTATCAAGCTTCGGAATTGGGCGCGGATTTACAGTGACCCCAACCGAGATGTCGTTACAAAGTATCGAACTTTCCTGGAGTGGTGTGACTATGGCGACCTTTACGACTTATCGAGGAAATATACACCTTACAAAGACAGAGGGGGCATACCTCGCCCGCCGACTGTCGCAGAACAAGATTGGATACCCGAGCCATTCATTTGGGCCTGCGCTTTGCAGTTGGTCAATGCTGGCAAGCTCATGCAGAGAGGCGCAATCAATTCGAATCAGCCTCCCGAATGGTCGGAGATCATGTGAGTACTCCCTCCTACTACTGAAGATCTTGAGTAAGCTTGCTTACTCGATTGCATTTAGACATCGTGATCTCAAGCCTGACAACGTCTTCCTCGCCCATAATACGTCAGAACTATTCAAAGGCTACCCACAAATCAAGGTGGGCGATTTCGGACTGGCTGCTATCATATCAACCGCTCCTGCTCGGCACCTGACCGGTGCCCACTACTGTGGTATGGGCACCCCCTTGTGCATGGCCTGGGTCAGTTTGCTTCCAAGATCACCTCGCAATGAAATCATCTAATTGACATGTAATGCATAGGAACAATTCCGTTCAAACGACGATGGCTCGACTGGCCTTAGCTACAAAACTAACGTCTGGGGCATTGGTATCA
Proteins encoded:
- a CDS encoding uncharacterized protein (BUSCO:EOG092655SO); this translates as MVPKPASKTSIPTTVHDFLVLPLQLPKTASYPNDATHYLYLRPNAPKVPTETTPREVFMVNIPIDTTEAHVRHLFASQLGGGRVENVAFEGERVGKGISAPVAPVVQQGKKRKRDAADAENAAEVGKLPEIWDRDIRRSGSSAIVTFVDQESAKLALKEAKRAIKSKAEITWGEGLRDLPRLGSARYRTHHALRFPDHAALQESVDAFMASFAAQEEARAKQLARLRNEPDADGFITVTRGGRQGPGRLEEAKAKEEEFKKREKSRIKEDFYRFQTREKRKEEQQNLVHQFEEDRKRVEEIRRRKGKLRPE